From the genome of Cytobacillus firmus, one region includes:
- a CDS encoding flavin-containing monooxygenase, whose protein sequence is MSSFQKSNSLTDFDAVVVGAGFSGLYMLHRLREAGFSTRVYEAGDNVGGTWYWNRYPGARCDVESIYYNYTFSEELLKEWSWSAKYAEQPEILSYINYVADKFDLRRDVKFNTRVQSAQYDEKKNRWDVQLNNGEKVSAQYFITAVGCLSASNVPKFKGLENFKGEWHHTGHWPHEGVDFTGKRVGIIGTGSSGIQAIPVIAKEAGHLTVFQRTPQYSSPARNTPNDPEHLKNIRKNYGDIRAKMRHSITGIPEEPRNVSVFDETPEERQKVFEEAWKEGGLLKLSYAYNDLSISSEANEIVAEFIRSKIRETVKNPEVAEKLLPRFYYGTKRTIIDTDYFETYNRDNVSLVDVKKAPIQEITETGVKTADNEYEFDMIVFATGFDAMTGPLFKMDIRGKNGVSLKEKWAVGSQTRTYLGLGTAGFPNMFMLTGPESPSVLSNMMVSIEQHVEWVFDCISYMREQNQAVIEVKEESENTWSKHCREIADQTLFTKTESWYMGANIEGKARGFQIYLGGVGTYRKICDEVAEKGYEGFILTAPEKSTVK, encoded by the coding sequence ATGTCATCATTTCAAAAATCGAACTCTCTCACGGATTTTGATGCTGTTGTCGTAGGGGCTGGTTTTTCTGGATTGTATATGCTGCATCGTTTGCGGGAGGCCGGTTTTTCCACCCGGGTTTATGAAGCAGGCGATAATGTCGGCGGTACATGGTATTGGAATCGTTATCCCGGCGCAAGATGCGATGTTGAAAGCATCTACTATAATTACACTTTTTCTGAGGAACTACTGAAAGAATGGAGCTGGTCGGCAAAATACGCCGAACAGCCTGAAATATTAAGCTACATAAACTATGTAGCAGATAAGTTTGATCTGCGGCGTGATGTGAAATTCAATACAAGGGTGCAGTCCGCACAATATGATGAAAAGAAAAATAGGTGGGACGTACAATTAAATAATGGTGAGAAGGTTTCTGCACAATATTTTATTACAGCTGTAGGTTGCTTGTCAGCGTCCAATGTACCTAAATTTAAAGGGCTGGAAAACTTTAAAGGCGAATGGCATCATACCGGGCACTGGCCGCATGAAGGAGTGGATTTCACAGGGAAGCGGGTTGGCATCATTGGCACAGGGTCCAGCGGTATCCAGGCAATTCCTGTTATTGCAAAAGAAGCCGGGCATTTGACCGTATTCCAGCGGACCCCGCAATACAGCAGCCCGGCCAGGAATACGCCGAATGATCCTGAACATCTGAAAAATATACGGAAAAATTACGGGGATATCAGAGCAAAAATGCGCCATTCCATAACCGGCATACCGGAGGAGCCAAGAAATGTTTCCGTTTTTGACGAAACTCCTGAAGAAAGGCAAAAAGTTTTCGAGGAAGCCTGGAAAGAAGGAGGACTTCTTAAGCTATCTTACGCATATAATGACTTGTCCATCTCATCGGAAGCGAATGAGATTGTGGCTGAATTCATTCGCTCTAAAATCCGCGAAACAGTTAAAAATCCTGAAGTTGCGGAAAAACTCCTTCCGAGGTTCTATTATGGTACTAAACGCACCATCATAGATACAGATTATTTTGAGACCTATAACCGGGATAACGTATCGCTGGTGGATGTAAAAAAGGCACCGATTCAGGAGATTACCGAAACAGGCGTTAAGACTGCAGATAATGAATATGAGTTTGACATGATTGTGTTTGCCACAGGATTTGATGCGATGACTGGACCGCTATTTAAGATGGATATTCGCGGGAAAAACGGCGTCTCCCTGAAAGAAAAATGGGCAGTCGGCTCACAAACCCGAACCTATCTTGGCCTCGGCACAGCAGGTTTCCCGAATATGTTCATGCTGACTGGACCTGAGAGTCCGTCCGTATTAAGCAATATGATGGTTTCAATTGAGCAGCATGTGGAGTGGGTATTTGATTGCATCAGCTATATGCGGGAACAAAATCAGGCTGTCATTGAAGTCAAAGAAGAGTCGGAAAATACATGGAGCAAGCACTGCCGTGAAATCGCCGATCAGACTTTGTTTACCAAAACAGAATCCTGGTACATGGGTGCCAATATCGAAGGAAAAGCCCGCGGCTTTCAAATCTATCTTGGCGGTGTAGGAACCTACCGGAAGATTTGTGATGAAGTCGCCGAAAAAGGCTATGAAGGTTTTATCCTGACAGCACCTGAAAAAAGTACTGTTAAGTAG
- a CDS encoding alpha/beta hydrolase produces MALDPQAKFLLEQMEAAGAPPMSQLSPEEARLTTDFSALAGEPEEVGKIENKKIAGPGGEIPVRIYTPKGEGPFPALVYYHGGGWVIGDLETVDVPCRLLTNLANCVVVSVDYRLAPEHKFPAAADDSYAAAKWAAENAASIGVDPSRIAVGGDSAGGNLAAVVALMARDKREISIAYQMLIYPVTNHSYATESYTENADGYLLTKDSMEWFWNHYLRNEEDGKNSYASPLQAKDLSGLPPALVLTGEFDPLRDEGEAYAERLKEAGVPVEAKRYDGMIHGFFWMAGVLEQGRNSIEQAADALNRVFQGSVASK; encoded by the coding sequence ATGGCATTAGATCCGCAGGCAAAATTTTTATTGGAACAGATGGAGGCAGCAGGAGCTCCTCCGATGAGCCAGCTATCACCGGAGGAAGCCCGCCTTACCACAGATTTCAGTGCTCTCGCTGGAGAGCCGGAGGAAGTAGGGAAGATTGAAAATAAGAAAATTGCGGGACCTGGAGGAGAAATCCCTGTCCGAATATATACTCCTAAAGGAGAAGGTCCATTTCCTGCGCTGGTATACTATCATGGCGGCGGCTGGGTAATTGGTGACCTTGAGACAGTTGATGTTCCTTGCCGACTGTTAACGAATTTGGCGAATTGCGTGGTCGTTTCGGTAGATTACAGACTTGCACCAGAGCATAAATTTCCTGCTGCTGCGGATGATTCGTACGCTGCAGCCAAGTGGGCAGCTGAAAATGCGGCATCCATTGGAGTGGATCCAAGCCGCATTGCCGTTGGCGGCGATAGTGCCGGCGGAAACCTTGCAGCCGTTGTGGCTCTTATGGCAAGAGACAAGCGTGAAATCTCAATTGCCTATCAGATGCTGATCTATCCAGTAACTAACCATTCTTATGCAACAGAATCCTATACTGAAAATGCAGACGGCTACCTGTTAACGAAAGACAGCATGGAATGGTTCTGGAATCATTATTTGCGGAATGAAGAGGATGGAAAAAATTCATATGCATCTCCTCTGCAGGCAAAAGACCTAAGCGGACTGCCGCCTGCATTGGTGTTAACTGGAGAATTTGACCCGCTGCGCGATGAAGGTGAAGCCTATGCGGAACGCCTGAAAGAAGCCGGCGTCCCGGTTGAAGCCAAACGATATGACGGCATGATCCATGGATTCTTCTGGATGGCGGGTGTACTGGAGCAGGGAAGAAATTCAATTGAGCAGGCGGCAGATGCGTTAAACCGTGTGTTCCAGGGCAGTGTCGCTTCAAAATAA